The following are encoded in a window of Panicum virgatum strain AP13 chromosome 5N, P.virgatum_v5, whole genome shotgun sequence genomic DNA:
- the LOC120676527 gene encoding uncharacterized protein LOC120676527, with the protein MHGSCCMVRNLLGLGAPVAAGPISQATTLPRLGVRPAPPFPLYIEAAAHKQKHLGIVRARADPSSSNCRDLRLREASACPFASAMRNTNTFAYDTDVVMDDGTTSIRTTVTNSGDAVERYLREVCDEHGQRLLVGLDTEWRAIRSGAHRMAVLQLCVGRRCLVFQISRADYVPAALGRFLADPGHVFAAVGVDNDVERLCDDCGLFVANAVDLAPAAAEVLRRPELRRAGLKTLAREVMGAHVDKDKGVTRSEWGRTLSAVQVRYACIDAFVSYEVGRLLREQAGMGDVGATSATMAPFVGFELP; encoded by the coding sequence ATGCATGGTTCTTGCTGCATGGTCCGAAACCTGCTTGGACTTGGAGCTCCGGTTGCTGCGGGGCCGATCTCCCAGGCGACGACCCTACCCCGACTCGGAGTCCGGCCCGCTCCTCCCTTCCCTTTATATATCGAAGCTGCAGCGCACAAGCAGAAGCATCTTGGAATCGTTCGAGCTCGAGCCGATCCATCGTCGTCGAATTGCAGAGACCTGAGACTGAGAGAGGCAAGCGCGTGCCCCTTCGCTTCTGCGATGAGGAACACGAACACGTTCGCGTACGACACCGACGTCGTCATGGACGACGGCACCACCTCGATCCGCACCACCGTCACCAACTCCGGCGACGCCGTGGAGCGCTACCTCCGAGAGGTCTGCGACGAGCACGGCCAGCGCCTCCTCGTCGGCCTCGACACCGAGTGGCGGGCCATCCGGAGCGGCGCGCACCGGATGGCCGTGCTGCAGCTCTGCGtgggccgccgctgcctcgtCTTCCAGATCTCCCGCGCCGACTACGTCCCGGCAGCCCTGGGCCGGTTCCTCGCCGACCCGGGCCACGTCTTCGCCGCCGTCGGGGTCGACAACGACGTCGAGCGGCTCTGCGACGACTGCGGGCTCTTCGTCGCCAACGCGGTGGACCtggcgcccgccgcggcggaggtgcTGCGCCGGCCGGAGCTCCGGAGGGCGGGGCTCAAGACCCTGGCGCGCGAGGTGATGGGCGCGCACGTCGACAAGGACAAGGGTGTGACGCGGAGCGAGTGGGGCCGGACCCTGTCGGCGGTGCAGGTCCGGTACGCCTGCATCGACGCGTTCGTGTCGTACGAGGTTGGCCGGCTGTTGCGGGAGCAAGCGGGGATGGGAGATGTGGGGGCGACCAGCGCGACGATGGCGCCATTTGTGGGGTTCGAGCTGCCGTAA
- the LOC120676546 gene encoding Werner Syndrome-like exonuclease, with amino-acid sequence MVARLDVEWRPSYRGKQNPVATLQLCVDRRCLIFQLLHADYLHAALPGFLGDRAVRFFGVGVDADAARLRADHGLEVGRAVDLRGYAEEYAGRPDLRQAGLRAIAAAVLGVDLAKPHGVTTSRWDARSLSDEQITYACLDAFVSSEVARKLQRQEQIFRCVS; translated from the coding sequence ATGGTCGCCAGGCTCGACGTCGAGTGGCGCCCCAGCTACCGCGGCAAGCAGAACCCCGTAGCCACCCTGCAGCTCTGCGTCGACCGCCGCTGCCTCATCTTCCAGCTCCTCCACGCCGACTACCTCCACGCCGCGCTGCCCGGGTTCCTCGGCGACCGCGCGGTCCGCTTCTTCGGCGTCGGCGTGGACGCGGACGCGGCGCGGCTCAGGGCCGACCACGGCCTGGAGGTGGGCAGGGCGGTGGACCTCCGGGGCTACGCGGAGGAGTACGCGGGCCGCCCGGACCTCCGCCAGGCTGGGCTgcgcgccatcgccgccgccgtcttggGCGTCGACCTCGCGAAGCCGCACGGGGTGACCACGAGCCGCTGGGACGCGCGCAGCCTCAGCGACGAGCAGATCACCTATGCCTGCCTCGACGCCTTCGTCTCTTCCGAGGTCGCCCGCAAGCTGCAACGCCAGGAGCAGATCTTCAGGTGCGTCTCGTGA